One stretch of Caldinitratiruptor microaerophilus DNA includes these proteins:
- a CDS encoding acetate--CoA ligase, translating to MEVLNPIVRRWREDAERDWEGFWGRAAEQLPWFRKWDRVFEWDPPGFKWYTGAQTNLSYNCLDRHVAAGRAGHAALIGITERGEQRVFTYAQLLSGTKRVAAALRGLGVRRGDRVAIYMPTGPEAIMAMLACTRIGAIHIVVFAGFGASALAERIRLAGARVLLTADVTYRKGNAVRLWGIVKDALSAPDSPVEKVVVLRRTDTPIDLRPGRDMTWDEFLAQGEGQPADHEVMEANEPAFILATSGTTAKPKLAVHVHGGYQVGIYSTAAWCFGMKPEDVWWSTSDIGWIVGHSYIVYAPLLFGTTTIAYEGALDHPGPETFYRIVQEHHVTGIFTAPTAVRMLMRYGTAVSERFDLSSVERVVCAGEVLNVPAWQWLQKEVFRDRIPVIDHMWQTETGGPVFGNPYGLAMLPIKPGSAGIPLPGYFAEVRSMEGEKLPPGEKGIVVFTRPFPSLTPTIWGDPDRYNWEYWQRIPGVYFTGDAAYVDEDGYFWFSGRADEVIKIAGHRIGTIEVETALLTHPAVAEAGVTGRPDELRGEVISAFVVLKAGYSASEELRRELFDTVRRELGPVAVVGEIHFVNVLPKTRSGKIMRRVFKAVILDRDPGDISTIEDEGSVEEARQAWREMRAQIRGAAD from the coding sequence ATGGAGGTCCTGAACCCGATCGTCCGGCGCTGGCGCGAGGACGCCGAGAGGGACTGGGAAGGGTTCTGGGGCCGGGCAGCGGAGCAGCTGCCGTGGTTCCGCAAGTGGGACCGGGTCTTCGAGTGGGACCCGCCCGGCTTCAAGTGGTACACGGGCGCGCAGACGAACCTGAGTTACAACTGCCTCGACCGCCACGTGGCGGCCGGGCGCGCCGGCCACGCGGCGCTCATCGGCATCACCGAGCGTGGCGAGCAGCGGGTGTTCACGTACGCGCAGCTCCTCAGCGGCACGAAGCGGGTCGCCGCCGCGCTCCGGGGCCTCGGGGTCCGGCGGGGCGACCGGGTGGCCATCTACATGCCCACCGGCCCCGAGGCCATCATGGCCATGCTGGCCTGCACCCGGATCGGCGCCATCCACATCGTGGTGTTCGCCGGCTTCGGCGCCAGCGCCCTGGCGGAGCGCATCCGCCTGGCGGGTGCGCGGGTGCTCCTGACCGCCGACGTGACCTATCGCAAGGGGAACGCCGTGCGCCTCTGGGGCATCGTGAAGGATGCCCTCTCGGCTCCCGACTCGCCGGTGGAGAAGGTCGTGGTGCTCCGCCGTACCGACACGCCAATCGACCTGCGGCCGGGCCGGGACATGACGTGGGACGAGTTCCTGGCCCAGGGCGAGGGCCAGCCGGCGGACCACGAGGTCATGGAGGCCAACGAGCCGGCCTTCATCCTGGCGACCTCGGGCACGACGGCCAAGCCGAAGCTCGCCGTCCACGTGCACGGCGGGTACCAGGTGGGCATCTACAGCACGGCGGCGTGGTGCTTCGGCATGAAGCCGGAGGACGTCTGGTGGTCGACCTCCGACATCGGCTGGATCGTGGGGCACAGCTACATCGTCTACGCCCCGCTGCTCTTCGGCACCACGACCATCGCCTACGAGGGCGCCCTCGACCACCCGGGGCCGGAGACCTTCTACCGCATCGTCCAGGAGCACCACGTGACCGGCATCTTCACCGCCCCCACGGCCGTCCGCATGCTCATGCGCTACGGGACGGCGGTATCCGAGAGGTTCGACCTCTCCTCGGTGGAGCGGGTGGTGTGCGCGGGCGAGGTGCTCAACGTACCGGCCTGGCAGTGGCTGCAGAAGGAGGTCTTCAGGGACCGGATCCCCGTGATCGACCACATGTGGCAGACCGAGACGGGCGGTCCGGTCTTCGGCAACCCGTACGGGCTGGCCATGCTGCCGATCAAGCCCGGGTCGGCCGGCATCCCCCTGCCGGGCTACTTCGCCGAGGTCCGCAGCATGGAGGGCGAGAAGCTTCCGCCCGGCGAGAAGGGCATCGTGGTCTTCACCCGGCCGTTCCCGAGCCTGACCCCGACCATCTGGGGCGATCCCGACCGCTACAACTGGGAGTACTGGCAGCGCATCCCCGGCGTGTACTTCACCGGCGACGCCGCCTACGTGGACGAGGACGGCTACTTCTGGTTCAGCGGCCGGGCCGACGAGGTGATCAAGATCGCCGGTCACCGCATCGGCACCATCGAGGTGGAGACCGCCCTCCTCACCCACCCCGCGGTGGCGGAAGCGGGTGTCACCGGTCGCCCGGACGAGCTGCGGGGCGAGGTGATCTCCGCCTTCGTCGTGCTGAAGGCGGGCTACTCGGCCAGCGAGGAGCTCCGGCGGGAGCTGTTCGACACGGTGCGCCGGGAGCTCGGCCCCGTGGCGGTGGTCGGTGAGATCCACTTCGTCAACGTCCTCCCCAAGACCCGGAGCGGGAAGATCATGCGGCGGGTGTTCAAGGCCGTCATCCTCGACCGCGACCCGGGCGACATCTCGACGATCGAGGACGAGGGTTCCGTCGAGGAGGCTCGCCAGGCCTGGCGGGAGATGCGGGCGCAGATCCGGGGCGCGGCGGACTGA
- a CDS encoding ATP-binding cassette domain-containing protein encodes MPSRGTSHRGCRGAEALIEVRDAGVVYGAGGEAPIQALNRVNMTLNPGEFVALVGPNGSGKSTLGLLLCGLLLPTSGEVRVDGHATTDPAGRAAVRRLTGIVFQNPDNQLFASTVEDEVAFGPENLGLPPEETVARVEEALGRLGLRELRHAPPHRLAAGQKQRVALAAALALRPRYLVLDEPTALLDPAGREEVRAAIAGLRGEGIGLVLVTHAMEEAVLADRVVVLAGGQVALEGSPREVFARTAELRGVRLEPPLAARLADALRARGVSVPSGVLDLKELTAHLCRSR; translated from the coding sequence TTGCCATCTCGCGGGACAAGCCATCGCGGCTGCCGGGGGGCGGAGGCCCTGATCGAGGTCCGGGACGCCGGCGTGGTCTACGGCGCCGGCGGGGAGGCGCCGATCCAGGCGCTAAACCGTGTAAACATGACACTGAATCCGGGGGAGTTCGTCGCCCTGGTGGGGCCCAACGGCTCGGGGAAGTCCACCCTGGGCCTTCTCCTGTGCGGCCTTCTCCTGCCGACCTCCGGAGAGGTGCGGGTCGACGGGCACGCCACCACCGACCCCGCCGGCCGGGCCGCCGTGCGCCGGCTGACCGGCATCGTCTTCCAGAATCCGGATAACCAGCTGTTCGCCAGCACGGTGGAGGACGAGGTCGCCTTTGGCCCTGAGAACCTCGGCCTGCCACCGGAGGAAACCGTGGCCCGGGTGGAGGAGGCCCTCGGCCGGCTGGGCCTGCGGGAGCTGCGGCACGCGCCGCCCCACCGGCTGGCGGCGGGCCAGAAGCAGCGGGTTGCGCTGGCGGCGGCGCTGGCGCTGCGCCCGCGCTACCTCGTCCTGGACGAGCCCACGGCGCTCCTGGACCCTGCTGGCCGGGAGGAGGTCCGGGCGGCGATCGCCGGGCTGCGCGGGGAGGGCATCGGCCTGGTGCTGGTCACCCACGCCATGGAGGAAGCCGTGCTGGCCGACCGGGTCGTGGTGCTGGCCGGGGGCCAGGTCGCTCTCGAGGGGTCGCCCCGGGAGGTCTTCGCCCGGACGGCGGAGCTGCGCGGCGTCCGCCTCGAGCCGCCGCTGGCGGCCCGCCTGGCGGACGCCTTGCGGGCGCGCGGCGTGTCCGTCCCCTCCGGAGTGCTGGACCTGAAGGAGCTGACCGCGCACCTATGCCGATCCAGGTAG
- a CDS encoding helix-turn-helix domain-containing protein, which yields MRVPVSIVGDRRLRPEARYLYMVLLRHCSPGVWQCRLSLPDLLVHTGFGSTNTVRSHLARLEREGWLSIKKARSHRPTLYALHTPHGPVSAELTVAVPASLITLPPLSPGAKCLYAALLARREPGTRKCAARQLEVLRWSGLGSDNTLRGQLERLQQAGWLQVHRNPGASGSTYELLDPHRAAREAELERVKLRLGREAFKGEAVMKELLNVRVADNRFQDNARPGFLVNPLTGERLELDRYYLAGVALEFNGRQHYGPTGAFPDPGEARQQRLRDLVKDALARQYGVHLVVVHPEDLTFERLAEKLKGLLPLRELRKEDPVVGYLDKVSKAYVRKATRGEPGDVSPAPLRP from the coding sequence GTGCGGGTACCGGTGAGTATCGTGGGCGACCGGCGCCTCCGACCGGAAGCCCGCTACCTTTACATGGTGCTCCTGCGCCACTGCAGTCCGGGTGTCTGGCAGTGCCGGCTCTCCCTCCCCGACCTCCTCGTGCACACCGGGTTCGGCAGCACGAACACCGTGCGAAGCCACCTGGCCCGACTGGAACGGGAAGGATGGCTCTCCATCAAGAAGGCACGCAGCCACCGGCCCACCCTGTATGCGCTGCATACGCCGCACGGCCCGGTGTCTGCAGAGCTCACGGTGGCGGTGCCGGCCAGCCTCATCACGCTGCCTCCGCTCTCCCCGGGCGCGAAGTGCCTGTACGCTGCCCTGCTCGCCCGCCGCGAGCCGGGGACCCGGAAATGTGCCGCGCGCCAGCTGGAGGTGCTCCGCTGGTCGGGCCTGGGCAGCGACAACACCCTGCGCGGCCAGCTCGAACGCCTGCAGCAGGCAGGTTGGTTGCAGGTTCACCGGAACCCGGGGGCGAGTGGCTCCACCTACGAACTCCTCGACCCCCACCGGGCAGCCCGAGAGGCCGAACTGGAACGGGTGAAGCTCCGGCTGGGACGGGAAGCCTTCAAGGGCGAAGCCGTGATGAAGGAACTGCTGAACGTCCGGGTCGCTGACAACCGGTTCCAGGACAACGCCCGGCCAGGGTTCCTGGTGAACCCGCTCACGGGGGAGCGCCTGGAGCTCGACCGTTACTACCTGGCAGGCGTGGCGCTGGAGTTCAACGGCCGCCAGCACTACGGGCCGACCGGCGCCTTTCCCGACCCCGGGGAGGCCCGCCAGCAGCGCCTGCGCGACCTGGTCAAGGACGCCCTGGCCAGGCAATACGGCGTCCACCTGGTGGTGGTGCACCCCGAAGACCTCACTTTCGAACGGCTGGCGGAGAAACTGAAGGGCCTCCTCCCGCTGCGCGAGCTGCGGAAGGAGGACCCGGTCGTCGGGTACCTGGACAAGGTCAGCAAGGCCTACGTCCGGAAGGCCACGCGGGGAGAGCCGGGGGATGTCTCCCCGGCACCCCTGCGGCCGTGA